Proteins encoded in a region of the Podospora pseudopauciseta strain CBS 411.78 chromosome 6, whole genome shotgun sequence genome:
- a CDS encoding hypothetical protein (EggNog:ENOG503PH53), with translation MVRWDNQSNSDLLTCLYDVYSKEMGREVQAQIVDKMKSKGHEDVNWDKIRYVSICCFQLRHWSGPVIGLLPLSDHVCLALPSGAASGRPFPAGSPFTMPPPTKYINRWEDIKDDVFEIIYNMKAPLSAEDKDQLVKAMRERGYNIGWNGLRYVIRLNRC, from the exons ATGGTTCGCTGGGATAATCAGTCCAACTCGGACCTCCTCACCTGCTTGTATGACGTCTACAGcaaggagatggggagggaagTCCAGGCGCAGATCGTGGACAAGATGAAGAGTAAGGGCCACGAGGACGTCAACTGGGACAAGATTCGGTATGTTTCCATCTGCTGCTTTCAACTCCGTCATTGGTCTGGCCCCGTTATCGGCCTGCTCCCCTTATCGGACCACGTCTGTCTGGCCCTGCCTAGTGGTGCTGCCAGTGGTCGCCCTTTCCCAGCAGGCT CACCGTTCACAATGCCGCCACCGACCAAGTATATCAACCGCTGGGAGGACATCAAAGACGACGTCTTTGAAATCATTTACAACATGAAAGCCCCCTTGTCGGCTGAAGACAAGGACCAGCTGGTGAAGGCCATGCGTGAGCGTGGCTATAACATTGGCTGGAATGGCCTTCGGTACGTTATCCGTCTGAACAGGTGTTGA